The following coding sequences lie in one uncultured Mailhella sp. genomic window:
- a CDS encoding Mrp/NBP35 family ATP-binding protein: MSDCDHKCGSCGQDCAERTEPVDMKVKLHKFSTVKKVIGVVSGKGGVGKSLVTGLLASKMQSRGSHAAVLDADITGPSIPRLFGLTQRMSGTQLGLNPVRSATGVDIASMNLLLEHDTDPVVWRGPVIANVVTQFWSEVIWNNVDYMFVDMPPGTGDVPLTVYQSLPIDGIVIVTSPQELVSMIVEKAVNMARLDGLNIPVIGLVENMSYFECPDCGKRHAIFGESHLEEIARQYGIAHIARIPIDPSIAKACDQGAIEAVRSPWLDDMADAVSQL, encoded by the coding sequence ATGAGCGATTGCGATCACAAGTGCGGCAGCTGCGGCCAGGACTGCGCGGAACGCACCGAACCTGTCGATATGAAGGTGAAGCTGCACAAGTTCTCCACCGTCAAGAAGGTCATCGGCGTCGTCAGCGGCAAGGGCGGCGTAGGCAAGTCCCTCGTCACGGGCCTGCTCGCCTCCAAGATGCAGAGCCGGGGTTCCCATGCCGCCGTGCTTGATGCCGATATTACCGGACCCTCCATTCCCCGCCTGTTCGGGCTCACCCAGCGCATGTCCGGCACGCAGCTGGGCCTGAACCCCGTGCGCTCCGCCACCGGCGTGGACATTGCCTCCATGAACCTTCTGCTGGAACACGACACCGATCCCGTGGTCTGGCGCGGCCCCGTCATCGCCAACGTGGTGACGCAGTTCTGGTCCGAAGTCATCTGGAACAACGTGGACTACATGTTCGTGGACATGCCTCCCGGAACCGGCGACGTGCCGCTGACCGTGTATCAGTCCCTGCCCATCGACGGCATCGTCATCGTCACCTCTCCGCAGGAACTCGTGTCCATGATCGTGGAAAAGGCCGTGAACATGGCCCGTCTCGACGGCCTGAACATTCCGGTCATCGGCCTTGTGGAAAACATGTCCTACTTTGAATGCCCGGACTGCGGCAAGCGCCACGCCATCTTCGGCGAAAGCCATCTCGAAGAGATCGCCAGGCAGTACGGCATCGCCCACATTGCCCGCATTCCGATTGATCCCTCCATCGCCAAGGCCTGCGATCAGGGAGCCATCGAAGCGGTCAGGAGCCCCTGGCTGGACGACATGGCCGACGCCGTCAGTCAGCTCTGA
- the thiE gene encoding thiamine phosphate synthase: protein MPRILPGKTDIYALTDSRLALGRSVEEQARALLSAGVKILQYREKHAHAGVMLQECRLLRRLTQEAGACFIVNDHVDIAMLVDADGVHVGQDDLPVPEVRRLLGPDKIIGLSTHSPEQARAAVAAGADYIGVGPIFATQTKEDVCSPVGFSYLEWVVANIRLPFVAIGGIKEHNIAEVTRRGATCCALVSELVGAPDIAEKVRSVRAAMHRR from the coding sequence ATGCCCCGCATTCTTCCCGGCAAAACCGACATTTACGCCCTTACCGATTCCCGCCTCGCCCTAGGGCGCAGCGTGGAGGAACAGGCCCGCGCCCTGCTTTCCGCAGGCGTGAAGATTCTGCAGTACCGCGAAAAGCACGCTCACGCCGGCGTCATGCTGCAAGAGTGCCGTCTGCTCCGCCGCCTCACGCAGGAGGCCGGAGCCTGCTTCATCGTCAACGATCACGTGGACATCGCCATGCTCGTGGACGCCGACGGCGTTCATGTCGGTCAGGACGATCTTCCCGTGCCGGAAGTCCGTCGTCTGCTCGGCCCGGACAAAATCATCGGGCTCTCCACCCACAGCCCCGAACAGGCCCGGGCGGCGGTGGCGGCCGGAGCCGATTACATCGGCGTGGGGCCCATCTTCGCCACGCAGACCAAGGAAGACGTGTGCTCTCCCGTGGGATTTTCCTATCTGGAATGGGTGGTCGCCAACATCCGCCTGCCCTTCGTGGCCATCGGCGGCATCAAGGAACACAATATCGCAGAAGTGACGCGGCGGGGAGCAACCTGCTGCGCGCTTGTTTCCGAACTTGTGGGCGCGCCGGACATTGCGGAAAAAGTGCGCTCCGTGCGGGCCGCCATGCATCGGCGCTGA
- the thiF gene encoding sulfur carrier protein ThiS adenylyltransferase ThiF, whose translation MLAGVLSCFTEEQRQRMKAACVGIAGAGGLGSNAAMMLARSGAGRLIVIDGDKVEPSNLNRQHYFPAHVGRPKVEALAEQLLALNPDLCVDARMMWLSRDNIPSLLPEADIWIEALDNASTKALFASAAAAAGKIVVCGSGMGGVGGFAMRRRRMGNLVVVGDMKSDIAECPPLAPRVMQCAAMQADAALEWLLTGTIKDLL comes from the coding sequence ATGCTTGCCGGCGTTCTTTCCTGCTTTACCGAAGAACAGCGGCAGAGGATGAAGGCCGCCTGCGTAGGCATTGCCGGCGCGGGCGGCCTCGGCTCCAACGCGGCCATGATGCTTGCCCGCTCAGGCGCAGGACGCCTGATCGTCATCGACGGCGACAAGGTGGAGCCATCCAATCTCAACCGTCAGCACTACTTTCCCGCCCACGTGGGACGGCCCAAGGTGGAAGCCCTTGCCGAACAGCTTCTGGCGCTGAACCCGGACCTCTGTGTGGACGCCCGCATGATGTGGCTGAGTCGCGACAACATTCCCTCGCTGCTGCCCGAAGCCGACATCTGGATAGAGGCGCTGGACAACGCTTCCACCAAGGCCCTCTTTGCCTCGGCGGCAGCGGCAGCGGGCAAGATCGTCGTGTGCGGCTCCGGCATGGGGGGGGTGGGCGGTTTTGCCATGCGCCGCCGCCGCATGGGCAATCTCGTTGTGGTGGGCGACATGAAAAGCGACATCGCCGAGTGTCCGCCCCTGGCTCCGCGCGTCATGCAGTGCGCCGCCATGCAGGCCGACGCGGCCCTCGAATGGCTGCTCACGGGAACAATTAAAGATTTACTTTAA
- the thiH gene encoding 2-iminoacetate synthase ThiH has translation MDTPVLADTFAPGEAHFDECLAEWPRERRAELAAKATEHDVLAALDKDVLRPEDFMALLSPAAAPFLEQMAQRSREITLRFFGRAVNIFSPLYVSDICTNHCRYCGFNADNHQKRRHLTVDEAAAEAFALADAGISHILLLTGDARHIASPRYIADVAERIKPRFASVGVEVYSLTLDEYRMLIKSGVDSMTMFQETYNRELYEWLHPAGPKHDFLWRLNTPARAAKAGMHSVGIGALMGLDDFIQDAFCTGLHAWWLQKHFPGVDIGLSVPRMCPHEGSFEVKHGVDDRQFVQYITALRCFLPRCGITVSSRESANMRNHIVPIGVTRVSAGVSTAVGGRVVEAENSGQFDISDHRSVQEMTHDLAALGYQAVAKDWEACDF, from the coding sequence ATGGATACTCCTGTTCTGGCTGATACCTTTGCGCCGGGAGAGGCGCATTTCGACGAATGTCTGGCCGAATGGCCCCGCGAACGCCGCGCGGAACTGGCCGCCAAAGCCACGGAACACGACGTGCTCGCCGCCCTGGACAAGGACGTGCTGCGCCCCGAAGACTTCATGGCGCTGCTCTCCCCGGCTGCGGCTCCCTTTCTGGAACAGATGGCGCAGCGCTCCCGGGAAATCACGCTCCGGTTTTTCGGACGCGCGGTCAACATCTTCTCGCCGCTCTACGTTTCCGACATCTGCACGAATCACTGCCGCTACTGCGGCTTCAACGCCGACAACCATCAGAAGCGCCGCCATCTCACGGTCGATGAAGCCGCGGCCGAAGCCTTTGCCCTGGCCGACGCGGGCATAAGTCACATTCTTCTGCTCACGGGCGACGCGCGTCACATCGCCTCGCCCCGCTACATCGCGGACGTGGCCGAACGCATCAAGCCCCGCTTCGCCTCCGTGGGCGTGGAAGTCTATTCCCTCACGCTGGACGAATACCGCATGCTCATCAAAAGCGGCGTGGACAGCATGACCATGTTCCAGGAAACCTACAACCGTGAACTGTACGAATGGCTGCATCCGGCAGGACCCAAGCACGACTTTCTGTGGCGTCTCAACACACCCGCCCGCGCGGCCAAGGCGGGCATGCACAGCGTGGGCATAGGCGCGCTCATGGGTCTCGACGACTTCATTCAGGACGCCTTCTGCACCGGTCTGCACGCCTGGTGGCTGCAGAAGCACTTCCCCGGCGTGGACATCGGCCTCTCCGTGCCGCGCATGTGCCCGCACGAGGGCAGCTTTGAAGTCAAGCACGGCGTGGACGACCGCCAGTTCGTGCAGTACATCACCGCGCTGCGCTGCTTCCTGCCGCGCTGCGGCATCACGGTGTCGAGCCGCGAAAGCGCGAACATGCGCAATCACATCGTGCCCATCGGCGTCACCCGCGTGTCGGCGGGCGTGTCCACGGCCGTGGGCGGCCGCGTGGTGGAAGCCGAAAACTCCGGACAGTTCGACATTTCCGATCACCGCTCCGTGCAGGAAATGACCCATGACCTTGCCGCGCTGGGCTATCAGGCCGTGGCCAAGGACTGGGAAGCCTGCGACTTCTAG
- a CDS encoding thiazole synthase — protein sequence MQQSDKLVIGGVELDSRLFIGTGKYSDDALIPAVCEASAAQVITVAMRRVDKGGAGVMGHIPSSMRLLPNTSGARNAEEAVRLARLARAAGCGNWIKIEVISDTRHLLPDGYETARATEILVKEGFTVLPYINPDLYVARACADAGAAAVMPLGSPIGTNRGLRTREMIGILIEEIDLPIVVDAGIGRPSQACEAMEMGAAACLVNTGIASSDDPVAMASAFRRAVEAGRTAFLAGAGAVHSGGAVASSPLTGFLR from the coding sequence ATGCAGCAGTCCGACAAGCTCGTCATCGGCGGCGTGGAACTCGACAGCCGCCTCTTCATCGGAACCGGAAAATACAGCGACGACGCCCTCATTCCCGCCGTCTGCGAGGCCAGCGCCGCACAGGTCATCACCGTGGCCATGCGCCGCGTGGACAAGGGCGGAGCCGGAGTCATGGGACACATTCCCTCCTCCATGCGTCTGCTCCCCAACACCTCCGGCGCGCGCAACGCCGAAGAAGCCGTGCGCCTCGCGCGCCTGGCCCGCGCCGCCGGCTGCGGCAACTGGATCAAGATCGAAGTCATTTCCGACACCCGGCATCTGCTGCCCGACGGCTACGAAACCGCCAGGGCCACGGAAATACTGGTCAAGGAAGGCTTCACCGTGCTGCCCTACATCAATCCCGATCTCTACGTGGCCCGCGCCTGCGCGGACGCCGGAGCCGCGGCCGTCATGCCTCTGGGCTCGCCCATCGGCACCAACCGCGGCCTGCGCACCAGGGAAATGATCGGCATTCTCATTGAGGAAATCGATCTGCCCATCGTGGTGGACGCCGGCATAGGCCGTCCTTCGCAGGCCTGCGAAGCCATGGAAATGGGCGCGGCCGCCTGCCTGGTCAATACCGGCATCGCCTCTTCCGACGATCCCGTGGCCATGGCATCCGCCTTCCGCCGCGCCGTGGAAGCCGGCCGGACCGCGTTCCTCGCCGGAGCCGGGGCCGTGCATTCCGGCGGAGCCGTGGCCTCCTCCCCGCTGACGGGCTTCCTGCGTTAG
- the thiS gene encoding sulfur carrier protein ThiS — translation MDVFFYPSEVSMRITVNGETEEITEGLTLLDFIIGRGLDPGVVVAELNRDIVAKDNFAAVRLNPGDSLELLHFVGGG, via the coding sequence GTGGACGTTTTTTTTTATCCCAGCGAGGTTTCCATGCGCATCACCGTCAACGGCGAAACAGAAGAAATCACCGAAGGCCTTACCCTGCTCGACTTCATCATCGGACGCGGGCTCGACCCCGGCGTCGTGGTCGCCGAGCTCAATCGAGACATCGTTGCCAAAGACAACTTCGCTGCCGTACGTCTCAACCCGGGCGACAGCCTGGAGCTCCTGCACTTTGTGGGAGGAGGTTAA
- a CDS encoding Na+/H+ antiporter NhaC family protein, with amino-acid sequence MSSSSSAGRVSRGQLVTLGLFVGGLVLCIAAGRSLLWALGFGVFCFGGYARSTGIPLPEVLRLLLRGVRRISNILVIFTLIGMLTGIWRISGTIPMLIDWALALINPTFFVLWSFLFCAALSTLIGTAFGTVSTLGVVCMLMAHTAGFNEVLVGGAILSGVYVGDRCSPMSSSAALVCALTHTDIYGNFKRMLRNGAAPFLLTCAGYALLSLFGPEHVMPEGATDALRENFVFNFWVLLPALAVLVLGVLRVNVKIAMAVSIALAFGASLVFQKTPVLTLLSAMTLGYLPPLPELAMLKGGGMLSMLNVAAIVAISSSYSALFEKSGLLDSFEHMVETLAERIGAFRATALVGLLTTGLSCNQTLSIILTRQLCAQAQHNRREMAMYLENSVVLLSAVLPWSIAFSMCSLTLQQGAVIIPFALYLWMVPLYWSLRSRNVHQSCPRPIFQFFLAKKHHRD; translated from the coding sequence ATGTCTTCCTCTTCGTCCGCAGGCCGCGTCTCCCGCGGCCAGCTCGTCACGCTCGGCCTCTTCGTGGGCGGCCTCGTCCTCTGCATCGCCGCCGGCCGCTCTCTTCTCTGGGCCCTCGGCTTCGGCGTGTTCTGCTTCGGCGGCTACGCCCGCAGCACGGGCATTCCCCTGCCCGAAGTGCTGCGTCTGCTTTTGCGCGGCGTGCGGCGCATTTCCAACATCCTCGTCATATTCACGCTCATCGGCATGCTCACGGGCATCTGGCGCATAAGCGGCACCATTCCCATGCTCATCGACTGGGCCCTGGCGCTCATCAATCCCACCTTCTTCGTGCTCTGGAGCTTTCTGTTCTGCGCCGCCCTGAGCACGCTCATCGGCACGGCCTTCGGCACCGTGAGCACTCTCGGCGTGGTCTGCATGCTCATGGCCCATACCGCCGGCTTCAACGAAGTGCTCGTGGGCGGAGCCATTCTGAGCGGCGTGTACGTGGGCGACCGCTGCTCCCCCATGTCCTCCAGCGCCGCGCTCGTCTGCGCGCTCACCCACACCGACATCTACGGAAACTTCAAGCGAATGCTGCGCAACGGCGCCGCTCCCTTCCTGCTCACCTGCGCAGGCTACGCCCTGCTCTCCCTTTTCGGCCCCGAACATGTCATGCCCGAAGGCGCAACCGACGCCCTGCGCGAAAACTTCGTGTTCAACTTCTGGGTGCTGCTTCCGGCCCTGGCCGTTCTCGTGCTCGGCGTGCTGCGCGTCAACGTCAAAATCGCCATGGCCGTCAGCATCGCGCTTGCCTTCGGCGCGTCCCTCGTCTTTCAGAAAACGCCCGTTCTCACCCTGCTCTCCGCCATGACGCTCGGCTACCTTCCCCCGCTGCCGGAACTTGCCATGCTCAAGGGCGGCGGCATGCTCTCCATGCTCAACGTGGCCGCCATCGTGGCCATTTCCTCTTCGTATTCCGCCCTGTTCGAGAAATCCGGCCTGCTGGACAGCTTCGAGCACATGGTCGAAACGCTCGCCGAACGCATCGGCGCCTTCCGCGCCACGGCCCTGGTGGGGCTCCTCACCACCGGCCTTTCCTGCAATCAGACCCTTTCCATCATCCTCACCCGTCAGCTCTGCGCCCAGGCACAGCACAACCGCCGCGAAATGGCCATGTATCTGGAAAACAGCGTGGTGCTGCTCTCCGCCGTGCTGCCGTGGAGCATCGCCTTTTCCATGTGCAGCCTCACCCTGCAGCAGGGAGCCGTCATCATTCCCTTTGCCCTCTATCTCTGGATGGTTCCCCTCTACTGGTCCCTGCGCTCCCGCAACGTGCATCAGTCCTGCCCCAGACCCATCTTCCAGTTTTTTCTTGCAAAAAAACATCACCGGGATTAA
- the lpxI gene encoding UDP-2,3-diacylglucosamine diphosphatase LpxI domain-containing protein (LpxI, functionally equivalent to LpxH, replaces it in LPS biosynthesis in a minority of bacteria.) — translation MTENIGIIAGGGQFPRLVAQEARAAGLGVVVCGFQGHTDPATAECADVFELLHLGQLSRMIGFFKEHRVSRVCMAGSISKPKALEFRPDWRAAKLLFSLKKKGDDALLRAIMADIEKDGIHVVAAVDLAPGLRAPGGTLTRRAPTDDEWKDIRYGWPIARAMGSFDIGQCLVVREGMVMAVECLEGTDAALMRGAELGGAGCIAIKMVKPGQDERVDLPSVGLSTIRNLVEHHYAVLAIQAGKTLFFDREEALRLADEHGLAVVALPDDFA, via the coding sequence ATGACAGAGAATATCGGCATCATTGCGGGCGGCGGTCAGTTTCCCCGCCTTGTGGCACAAGAGGCCCGCGCCGCAGGGCTCGGAGTGGTCGTCTGTGGATTTCAGGGGCACACCGATCCCGCCACCGCCGAGTGCGCCGACGTGTTTGAACTGCTCCATCTGGGCCAGCTCAGCCGCATGATCGGCTTTTTCAAGGAACACCGCGTCTCGCGCGTGTGCATGGCAGGCTCCATCAGCAAGCCCAAGGCGCTCGAGTTCCGCCCCGACTGGCGCGCCGCAAAGCTCCTCTTTTCCCTGAAGAAAAAAGGCGACGACGCTCTTCTGCGCGCCATCATGGCCGACATAGAAAAGGACGGCATTCACGTGGTGGCCGCCGTGGATCTCGCGCCGGGACTGCGAGCCCCGGGCGGGACACTCACCCGCCGCGCCCCCACCGACGACGAATGGAAGGACATCCGCTACGGCTGGCCCATCGCCCGCGCCATGGGCTCCTTCGACATCGGTCAGTGCCTTGTCGTGCGCGAAGGCATGGTCATGGCCGTGGAGTGCCTCGAAGGCACGGACGCCGCCCTCATGCGCGGCGCAGAACTCGGCGGCGCAGGCTGCATCGCCATCAAAATGGTCAAGCCCGGACAGGACGAACGCGTTGATCTGCCTTCCGTGGGCCTGTCCACCATCCGCAATCTGGTGGAGCATCATTACGCCGTGCTGGCCATTCAGGCCGGGAAAACGCTGTTCTTCGACCGCGAAGAAGCGCTCCGTCTTGCCGACGAACACGGTCTTGCCGTGGTGGCCCTGCCCGACGACTTCGCCTGA
- a CDS encoding aconitate hydratase: MNIAHKIISAHLVEGDMVPGKEIGLRVDQTLTQDATGTMAWLQFEALGLPSVRTELSVSYVDHNTLQMGFRNPDDHRFLRTSAQHFGAVYSAPGSGICHQLHLENFARPGRVLLGSDSHTPNAGGMGCLAMGAGGLSVALAMAGEPYSIPMPKVVKVWLTGRLTGWAQAKDVILHMLSRLSVKGGVGRIFEYCGPGVSTLSVPERATITNMGAELGATGSLFPSDERTREFLRQMGREQDWEPLYADEGSQYDEEMEVDLSSIVPLAARPHMPDNVVPVAELAGLHVDQVAMGSCTNSSYADLHLVAETLRGRRVCPETDTCMAPGSRQVLAMLTEEGSLASLLESGVRLLECACGPCIGMGSSPVSGGVSVRTFNRNFEGRSGTRDAQVYLVSPVTAAQCAIHGCFTDPATWGEAPEHPDFPARVPDGRHHFLFPAVTEEERAKVEILRGPNIVALETFDALPAELSGEVTLKVGDGITTDHIMPAGAEITALRSNVPAISRYVFSRTDEGFVARQDGVKAAGRAGVIVAGENYGQGSSREHAALAPRHLGVRAVLAKSFARIHRANLINFGILPLIFVDGADYDRMALGNGVTLDTSSMTAGGEAVLKVEGVGDVRVRNDLSDKEWAVLKVGGLLNAVRARRAG, from the coding sequence ATGAATATTGCTCACAAGATCATCAGCGCCCATCTCGTGGAAGGGGACATGGTTCCCGGAAAGGAGATCGGCCTTCGCGTGGATCAGACGCTCACCCAGGACGCCACCGGCACCATGGCCTGGCTTCAGTTTGAAGCCCTCGGTCTGCCTTCCGTCCGCACCGAACTTTCGGTGAGCTACGTGGATCACAATACCCTGCAGATGGGGTTCCGCAATCCTGACGACCACCGCTTCCTGCGCACGTCGGCGCAGCATTTCGGCGCGGTGTATTCCGCTCCCGGCTCCGGCATCTGCCATCAGCTGCATCTGGAAAACTTTGCCCGTCCCGGGCGCGTCCTTCTCGGCTCCGACAGCCACACTCCCAACGCCGGCGGCATGGGCTGCCTCGCCATGGGCGCGGGCGGTCTTTCCGTGGCGCTCGCCATGGCCGGAGAACCCTACAGCATTCCCATGCCCAAGGTGGTGAAGGTGTGGCTTACCGGCCGTCTCACCGGCTGGGCGCAGGCCAAGGACGTCATTTTGCACATGCTCTCCCGCCTGAGCGTGAAGGGCGGCGTGGGTCGCATTTTTGAATACTGCGGCCCCGGCGTGAGCACGCTTTCCGTGCCGGAACGCGCCACCATCACCAACATGGGCGCGGAACTCGGCGCCACGGGATCCCTGTTCCCCTCCGACGAGCGCACCCGTGAATTTCTCCGTCAGATGGGCCGCGAGCAGGACTGGGAACCTCTCTATGCCGACGAGGGCTCGCAGTACGACGAGGAAATGGAAGTGGATCTTTCCTCCATCGTGCCTCTGGCGGCGCGTCCGCACATGCCCGACAACGTGGTTCCCGTGGCGGAACTGGCCGGACTGCACGTGGATCAGGTGGCCATGGGCTCCTGCACGAACTCTTCCTACGCCGATCTGCATCTGGTGGCCGAAACCCTGCGCGGACGCCGCGTCTGTCCCGAAACGGACACCTGCATGGCTCCCGGCTCGCGTCAGGTGCTGGCCATGCTCACGGAAGAAGGCTCGCTCGCCTCGCTTCTGGAAAGCGGAGTGAGACTGCTGGAATGCGCCTGCGGTCCGTGCATCGGCATGGGCAGCTCGCCCGTGTCCGGCGGTGTTTCGGTGCGCACCTTCAACCGCAACTTTGAAGGCCGCAGCGGCACCCGCGACGCGCAGGTGTATCTGGTGAGCCCGGTCACGGCGGCGCAGTGCGCCATCCACGGCTGCTTCACCGATCCCGCCACCTGGGGCGAAGCTCCCGAGCATCCCGATTTCCCGGCCCGCGTGCCGGACGGCCGTCATCATTTCCTGTTCCCCGCCGTCACGGAAGAAGAACGCGCGAAGGTGGAAATTCTGCGCGGACCCAACATTGTGGCGCTCGAAACCTTTGACGCGCTCCCCGCGGAACTTTCCGGCGAAGTCACCCTCAAGGTGGGAGACGGCATCACCACCGACCACATCATGCCCGCGGGCGCGGAAATCACCGCGCTGCGCTCCAACGTTCCGGCCATTTCCCGCTACGTGTTCAGCCGCACCGACGAAGGCTTCGTGGCCCGTCAGGACGGCGTGAAGGCCGCGGGCAGGGCCGGCGTCATCGTGGCCGGGGAAAACTACGGACAGGGCTCCAGCCGCGAACATGCGGCGCTGGCTCCGCGTCATCTCGGCGTGCGCGCCGTGCTGGCCAAGTCCTTTGCCCGCATTCATCGCGCCAATCTCATCAACTTCGGCATCCTTCCGCTCATTTTCGTGGATGGTGCCGACTACGACCGCATGGCGCTCGGCAACGGCGTCACGCTCGACACTTCTTCCATGACCGCCGGCGGAGAAGCCGTGCTCAAGGTGGAAGGCGTGGGCGACGTGCGCGTCCGCAACGACCTTTCCGACAAGGAATGGGCCGTGCTCAAGGTTGGCGGCCTGCTCAACGCCGTGCGCGCCCGCCGCGCCGGATAA
- a CDS encoding SurA N-terminal domain-containing protein, translating to MLDGIRANAQSWGVKLAFGIIIVVFVFWGIGSYSGPKGLVASVNGRNITEVEFQRAYAMMEDNVRRSIPNVTSEMLESFQLEQRVLQSLMQEKLIEDEAERAGLTISPYELRAALEQLPFFQKDGKFDADTYREVLSKNHITPRQFETDQAKSMLPAKLQRLVTAGAYVDPSAVKAIFDYAAERRRVDYILFPASAHMDKAAPSDEEVAKTYEAQSANFTVPPSVNVEFIRLDPAVMGDPASISDADLRAAYDARKNQFTEEEKIHARHILVRVPANAPEADVKKAEEQIKALEARIRGGEDFAEVARSGQDGTAEQGGDLGWFTAGQMVPEFSKAAFALKDGEVSAPVRTQFGFHLIKKEEHKPAVTHSFDEVKDSLRTQLATEAAGRGLEEKADVVLAQALAGKSMDEAARAASVAAVKAESTGLISAEELGQKLDIRDSDVQTILAAASGTVLDSAVPSGNALLVVKVLESKPQSVKPLEEVRPLIVEFLTRQKAAEMAMDDARKARAAFQNGKPAEGAEIKTSEPFGRDGNIADLIADPALAQAAFAVPQVSDAWLNDPYRVQDGAVLARVSAIEAPSEDEWKAAAQDMQARMTNDRANLVYQVYLTQLGSQAKVKMYNSPLLAKTNK from the coding sequence ATGCTGGACGGCATCAGAGCCAATGCCCAGTCGTGGGGCGTAAAGCTGGCTTTCGGCATCATCATTGTGGTCTTTGTGTTCTGGGGCATCGGATCCTACTCCGGTCCCAAGGGACTGGTGGCTTCCGTCAACGGCCGGAACATCACCGAGGTGGAGTTTCAGCGCGCCTACGCCATGATGGAAGACAACGTGCGCCGTTCCATTCCGAACGTCACGTCGGAAATGCTGGAAAGCTTCCAGCTCGAACAGCGCGTGCTGCAGTCCCTCATGCAGGAAAAGCTCATTGAGGACGAGGCCGAACGCGCCGGTCTGACCATCAGTCCCTACGAGCTGCGCGCCGCGCTCGAACAGCTTCCCTTCTTCCAGAAGGACGGCAAGTTCGACGCCGACACCTACCGCGAAGTGCTGAGCAAGAACCACATCACGCCCCGCCAGTTTGAAACGGATCAGGCGAAGTCCATGCTCCCGGCCAAGCTTCAGCGTCTGGTGACGGCTGGCGCCTACGTGGATCCTTCCGCGGTGAAGGCCATCTTCGACTACGCCGCCGAACGCCGCCGTGTGGACTACATTTTGTTCCCGGCCTCGGCGCACATGGACAAGGCCGCGCCTTCCGACGAAGAAGTCGCCAAGACCTACGAGGCGCAGAGCGCGAACTTTACGGTGCCGCCGAGCGTGAACGTGGAGTTCATCCGTCTCGATCCCGCCGTCATGGGCGATCCCGCCTCCATTTCGGACGCTGATCTTCGCGCCGCCTACGACGCCCGCAAGAACCAGTTCACGGAAGAAGAAAAGATTCATGCCCGTCACATTCTCGTGCGCGTGCCCGCGAACGCTCCCGAGGCCGACGTGAAGAAGGCCGAAGAGCAGATCAAGGCGCTTGAGGCCCGCATCCGCGGCGGCGAGGACTTCGCCGAAGTGGCCAGGAGCGGTCAGGACGGCACGGCCGAGCAGGGCGGCGATCTCGGCTGGTTCACCGCCGGTCAGATGGTGCCCGAGTTCTCCAAGGCCGCGTTTGCCCTGAAGGACGGCGAAGTGTCCGCCCCCGTGCGCACGCAGTTCGGCTTCCATCTTATTAAGAAGGAAGAGCACAAGCCCGCCGTGACCCACAGCTTCGACGAAGTGAAGGACAGCCTGCGCACCCAGCTTGCCACCGAAGCCGCCGGTCGCGGTCTGGAAGAGAAGGCCGACGTCGTTCTGGCGCAGGCGCTGGCCGGCAAGAGCATGGATGAGGCCGCTAGGGCCGCGTCCGTGGCGGCCGTGAAGGCCGAAAGCACCGGACTCATTTCCGCCGAGGAACTGGGCCAGAAGCTCGACATCCGCGATTCCGACGTGCAGACCATTCTTGCCGCCGCGTCGGGCACGGTGCTGGATTCCGCCGTGCCGTCCGGCAATGCGCTTCTGGTGGTGAAGGTGCTGGAAAGCAAGCCGCAGAGCGTGAAGCCTCTGGAAGAAGTGCGTCCCCTCATCGTGGAATTCCTCACCCGTCAGAAGGCCGCGGAAATGGCCATGGACGACGCACGCAAGGCTCGTGCCGCCTTCCAGAACGGCAAGCCCGCCGAAGGCGCGGAAATCAAGACTTCCGAACCCTTCGGCCGCGACGGCAACATCGCCGATCTCATTGCCGATCCGGCGCTCGCTCAGGCAGCGTTCGCCGTGCCGCAGGTTTCCGACGCGTGGCTCAACGATCCCTATCGCGTGCAGGACGGCGCCGTGCTGGCGCGCGTGTCCGCCATCGAGGCTCCTTCGGAAGACGAATGGAAGGCCGCCGCGCAGGACATGCAGGCCCGCATGACGAACGACCGGGCGAATCTGGTGTATCAGGTCTATCTGACCCAGCTCGGCTCGCAGGCCAAGGTGAAGATGTACAATTCGCCGCTCCTGGCCAAGACGAACAAGTAA